In Candidatus Vicinibacter proximus, the following are encoded in one genomic region:
- a CDS encoding Ig-like domain-containing protein, translating to MFIKSFSFFPLIILFSFCCTKKELNADDAVFKYLEITLDGQSSDKKFTNVGPLPKIKFNFSEPIDTGSARKSIFIRGESGLDLQLNLTTADGDSTLWVSPLDSLAYFTSYDLYITSSLKSISGKSLESSVNIKLITSLNPNPKPIIMSDDSLLTEVQQKTFKYFWDFGHPVSGLSRERNTSGDICTSGGSGFGIMSILVGMHRKFISREDGLNRLILMTNFLSDKTTTYHGAFPHWFNGSTGATVPFSPFDDGADLVETSYLMMGLLCARQFFKEDDILEKSLRDKIDFLFNRVEWSYFQKNEEVLYWHWSEKYGWKMNFKIQGWNEALITYVLAASSELHAIPRSTYVNGWAKNGGIKNGNSYYGYTLPLGPTLGGPLFFEHYSFLGMNPNGLKDEFADYEIQTKNHSLINYAYCVANPKKYFGYSADCWGLTASDTYGGYTAHEPNNDRGVISPTAAISSLPFTPDESLKAMRFFYHQIGNKTWKEYGFIDAFSLDEYWFANSFLAIDQGPIIVMIENYRSGLLWNLFTSCPEVKSGMKKLGFKAPYL from the coding sequence ATGTTCATTAAATCCTTTTCTTTTTTTCCATTGATCATTTTATTCAGCTTCTGCTGCACTAAAAAAGAATTAAATGCTGACGATGCTGTATTTAAATACCTGGAAATTACATTGGATGGGCAAAGCAGTGATAAAAAATTTACCAATGTTGGTCCCCTACCCAAAATTAAATTCAATTTTTCCGAACCAATAGATACTGGTTCTGCGCGCAAGAGTATTTTTATTCGTGGAGAATCCGGATTGGACCTGCAATTAAATTTAACCACTGCTGACGGCGACAGCACTTTATGGGTCAGCCCTCTAGACAGTTTGGCATATTTTACTTCGTATGATCTTTACATTACTTCAAGTCTGAAATCAATCTCTGGTAAATCACTTGAAAGTTCGGTAAACATAAAATTAATAACCTCATTGAACCCAAATCCAAAACCTATAATAATGAGTGATGATTCCTTGCTGACCGAAGTTCAACAAAAAACTTTTAAATATTTCTGGGATTTTGGGCATCCCGTAAGCGGTCTTTCCCGAGAACGAAATACCTCCGGCGACATCTGCACTTCCGGTGGATCAGGTTTTGGAATCATGAGTATTCTTGTTGGCATGCACAGAAAATTTATCAGCCGCGAAGATGGTTTGAACAGATTAATTTTGATGACAAATTTTTTGTCTGACAAAACCACCACTTATCATGGTGCATTCCCTCATTGGTTCAATGGTTCCACAGGCGCAACTGTTCCATTCAGTCCATTCGACGATGGTGCAGATCTTGTGGAAACTTCCTATCTTATGATGGGATTATTGTGCGCAAGACAATTTTTTAAGGAGGATGATATCTTGGAAAAATCTTTGCGCGACAAAATTGATTTTTTATTTAATCGGGTAGAATGGAGTTATTTTCAAAAAAATGAAGAGGTTTTATATTGGCACTGGAGTGAAAAATATGGTTGGAAAATGAATTTTAAAATTCAAGGATGGAATGAAGCCCTGATTACTTATGTCCTTGCCGCTTCCTCTGAATTGCATGCCATACCAAGAAGTACCTATGTCAACGGATGGGCAAAAAACGGAGGCATAAAAAACGGAAATTCCTATTATGGTTACACTCTACCACTAGGGCCAACGTTGGGAGGTCCATTGTTTTTTGAACATTATTCTTTTCTGGGCATGAATCCTAATGGTTTGAAGGATGAATTCGCAGATTATGAAATTCAAACAAAGAACCACAGTCTTATTAATTATGCCTACTGTGTTGCAAATCCAAAGAAATATTTTGGTTATTCTGCAGACTGTTGGGGATTGACCGCCAGCGATACTTATGGTGGTTATACCGCCCATGAACCCAATAACGACAGAGGGGTCATAAGTCCTACTGCAGCAATATCCTCATTGCCATTTACTCCGGATGAAAGCTTAAAGGCCATGAGGTTTTTTTATCATCAGATAGGCAATAAAACCTGGAAAGAATATGGATTCATTGATGCTTTCAGCCTGGATGAATACTGGTTTGCAAATTCCTTTCTGGCCATTGATCAGGGTCCTATTATTGTCATGATAGAAAATTACCGATCCGGTCTTTTGTGGAATTTATTTACCTCTTGTCCTGAGGTAAAATCCGGAATGAAAAAACTTGGATTTAAAGCCCCTTATCTATAA
- a CDS encoding LamG domain-containing protein yields the protein MKKLKLLFLLGFSIVLINSCKEDDVALPPIGGFNNANEVGKADLLAHFPLDGNGNERISGAAPASTVGTTFTAGAKGQCAQLNAGYLAYNPIAALTANTASYSISAWVNVANNGSSATCFVTLTRPTEWAGNFNLMAETGWFKSTVDTLVAKGLLISREGNPATDSWQDSRCDPAKGGDQAFKGANTWSHLVITWDAATSNFLVFGNGKKVSNPEWENRLHAGSPVGDLVFNSGVSRVVLGAFGTNVPGNGTTEPWQVPMTGKLDEVRIWKKALSAQEIDALYQLEKAGR from the coding sequence ATGAAAAAATTAAAACTGTTATTTCTCTTAGGATTTTCCATTGTTTTAATCAATTCCTGTAAGGAGGATGATGTGGCACTTCCGCCGATCGGTGGATTTAACAATGCTAATGAAGTTGGAAAAGCTGACCTCTTAGCGCACTTCCCGTTAGATGGTAATGGCAACGAGAGAATCTCCGGAGCTGCTCCGGCTTCTACTGTAGGAACTACTTTTACAGCAGGCGCTAAAGGCCAATGTGCTCAATTGAATGCTGGATATCTTGCATACAATCCAATTGCTGCGCTTACTGCCAATACCGCTAGTTATTCTATCAGTGCTTGGGTTAATGTTGCCAATAATGGTAGCAGTGCAACTTGTTTTGTTACTTTAACCAGACCTACAGAGTGGGCAGGTAACTTCAACCTGATGGCTGAAACCGGATGGTTTAAATCCACAGTGGATACTTTAGTTGCCAAAGGTCTGTTAATTTCCAGAGAAGGAAATCCGGCTACCGATTCATGGCAAGATAGTCGTTGCGATCCGGCTAAAGGCGGAGATCAGGCATTCAAAGGTGCAAACACATGGTCTCACCTCGTGATCACCTGGGATGCCGCTACTTCCAATTTCTTAGTATTCGGAAATGGAAAGAAAGTTTCAAATCCTGAATGGGAGAACAGATTACATGCAGGAAGCCCTGTAGGTGATTTGGTTTTCAATTCCGGAGTTAGCCGCGTCGTGCTCGGTGCTTTTGGAACTAATGTCCCAGGAAACGGAACCACCGAACCTTGGCAAGTCCCAATGACCGGAAAACTGGATGAAGTAAGAATTTGGAAGAAAGCTTTATCTGCTCAGGAAATTGATGCTTTATACCAACTTGAAAAAGCTGGAAGATAA
- a CDS encoding RagB/SusD family nutrient uptake outer membrane protein: protein MKNSFCTFIILLATAILIFVSCSKSFLDEPSRTVTINDLINNPANGAQRILGAVYNKFYDWNIHSFSWIGVSSITSDEADKGSTPGDGGADKIEMDNWLLSPTNLSFNEIWEGNFEGIGRACYAIEFISQMQLDESEKRRYIGEAHFLRAYFYWNLVRCFGGVPKINKILASQSDIEEASKRVSAEEIYMLMEDDLQQALNSLPGQISKSEQGRPTKYSAMTFLAKVYLYQNKYALSKTMIDQVVNSGLYELLPDYSKIWREEGEFSKESIWEINCIATNPPKGITGYTEVQGMRGSGDGDFGWGFNVPSQSLIDAYEPGDKRKDGTILVSGTTLWDGYPSSSSLPNPYYNYKAYVSKTHETYFERINSNKNLRIFRYGEILLMKAEVYNLMSDTTTALSALNELRARAGLSPVFAGSQNELTEKIYHERLVEMAFEHDRIFDLRRTGRAGAVLRAQGKAYIDGKHDLFPIPQRQIDLSGGKIVQNPMY from the coding sequence ATGAAAAATTCATTCTGCACATTTATAATTCTCTTAGCTACTGCAATTCTTATTTTTGTTTCTTGCAGTAAAAGCTTTCTGGATGAACCTTCCCGCACGGTAACCATAAATGATTTAATCAATAATCCTGCAAATGGCGCACAAAGGATTCTCGGTGCGGTGTACAATAAGTTTTATGATTGGAACATTCATTCATTTTCATGGATAGGTGTTTCAAGCATTACTTCTGATGAAGCCGATAAGGGTAGCACCCCAGGAGATGGTGGCGCAGATAAAATTGAAATGGACAATTGGCTACTCTCACCTACAAATCTATCCTTCAATGAAATTTGGGAAGGTAATTTTGAAGGCATCGGAAGGGCATGTTATGCCATTGAATTTATTTCTCAAATGCAACTGGATGAAAGTGAAAAAAGAAGATATATCGGAGAAGCCCATTTTTTAAGAGCATATTTTTACTGGAATTTAGTGAGATGTTTTGGCGGTGTTCCAAAGATCAACAAAATTCTTGCCAGCCAATCAGATATTGAAGAAGCCAGTAAAAGAGTCAGTGCGGAAGAAATTTACATGCTTATGGAAGATGACCTTCAACAAGCATTAAATTCCCTGCCGGGTCAAATTTCAAAATCAGAACAAGGGAGACCTACGAAATATTCTGCTATGACTTTCCTGGCTAAAGTCTATTTGTATCAAAATAAATATGCCCTTTCCAAAACCATGATTGATCAGGTAGTTAATTCAGGACTTTATGAATTGCTTCCTGATTATTCAAAAATCTGGCGTGAAGAAGGCGAATTCTCCAAGGAATCCATTTGGGAAATAAATTGTATCGCGACCAACCCACCCAAAGGCATCACCGGCTACACGGAAGTTCAGGGCATGAGAGGCTCCGGAGATGGAGATTTTGGATGGGGATTTAATGTCCCATCTCAAAGTTTGATTGATGCTTATGAACCTGGAGATAAAAGAAAGGATGGCACCATACTCGTTTCCGGTACTACTTTATGGGATGGATATCCATCCAGCTCAAGTCTGCCTAATCCCTATTACAATTATAAAGCTTATGTAAGCAAGACGCATGAAACCTATTTTGAACGTATCAATTCCAATAAAAATCTCAGGATATTCAGATATGGAGAAATATTACTCATGAAGGCTGAAGTATATAATCTTATGTCGGATACCACAACTGCATTAAGTGCGTTAAATGAGTTGCGGGCTAGAGCAGGCTTGTCTCCGGTTTTTGCAGGTTCTCAAAATGAGCTTACAGAAAAGATTTATCACGAAAGACTTGTAGAGATGGCCTTTGAGCACGATCGCATTTTTGATTTGAGGCGAACTGGCAGAGCGGGGGCAGTTTTAAGAGCGCAGGGTAAGGCTTACATAGATGGTAAACATGACCTATTTCCTATTCCACAAAGACAAATTGATCTAAGTGGCGGAAAGATTGTTCAAAATCCTATGTATTGA
- a CDS encoding TonB-dependent receptor, with product MRTKKIQFPGLFILSLVLTMQAFSQSTNVILKGSVTGASNEKLAFATIAVKGTTQGTLTDESGNYILEIPIPCILKISMTGYITQEKEIRVAGNYDFNLAEDSKLLDQVVVIGYGTTKKSDLTGSSSTIKASDIRNIPSLTVTEAIQGKVAGVSIINSGAPGTSPKVRIRGVGSILGGADPLYVVDGVITTDIRNLNSNDIVTIDVLKDASSTAIYGARAANGVILITTASDSKKKFKVNYDNQLGMRLLINSVKMSPPGYYAQYANDAAEFPAITQGDVTGTTDWYDQITRPAFFHNHNLSMSGKINNYTYYFSSGLLQVNGILLDNNYNRYTLRYNHEYKLNKNIKLGNTLSYSRFIANNKPYSVFTQAYIAAPIFNAVNPDGTFGNTSNVINNVGNPYATIKTVNDRSYGNRYQGTLFGTYHFLKHLDFKSQVGLDIENNNGWEYLEQYYTYQANGIQGGQQNEKADLRFNRDTIYQWVWDNTLSFTKTFGSEHEFKFMLGHTAERRDGWMSKATITNYDIPNDESYWKLNFTDTSRGQQNLRDPIENYFRRESYFARLNYKLLERYLLNATIRRDANSNFPANNRWASFPSIGLGWILSQENFMQSVNIVDELKIRVSFGLVGNDVIRPGQFDLRPTERLFTYFGTDRIDGATVTGIVDPNLKWEVVTEYDFGIEFSLLKQRFVGELDFYHKKAQDALYTIPYASLGFGNSLLTNAADVLNYGVELGIKYRLPAKNEFTQVVSSTFTYNKNVVDNVGLGRALNFGSLGNGSTATQTLEGYEIGSFWVYRTDGIFQNEEEIKAYPHIINTKPGDLRLKDLNNDGIIDNLDREHIGSYQPKFMIGMNYAVTWKNWDASIDLFSLLGNKVYNAKKGIRFGSNYNVELDVAKNRWVPGSNENKNPRASNTTPFPSDYFVESGSFFRINNVTIGYKLDANKFWRSIETLRFFIGAQNPLLLTKYTGFTPELPGNQNEAGIELNIYPVSAVFLFGLNVTFK from the coding sequence ATGCGAACAAAAAAAATTCAATTCCCAGGCCTGTTCATTTTGAGTTTGGTGCTTACCATGCAGGCTTTTTCTCAATCCACAAATGTTATTCTAAAAGGGTCTGTCACAGGTGCTTCAAATGAGAAATTAGCCTTCGCAACCATTGCGGTTAAAGGGACAACACAGGGAACCTTGACAGATGAGTCAGGAAATTATATCTTGGAAATTCCCATTCCCTGTATCCTGAAAATTAGTATGACCGGCTACATTACACAGGAGAAAGAAATTCGGGTAGCAGGGAACTATGATTTCAATTTGGCTGAAGACTCTAAGTTACTGGATCAGGTAGTAGTCATTGGTTATGGCACAACAAAAAAATCTGACCTGACCGGTTCTTCCTCGACCATCAAAGCGAGCGACATTCGAAACATCCCCAGCTTGACAGTTACCGAGGCCATTCAGGGAAAAGTAGCCGGGGTAAGCATCATCAATTCAGGTGCACCAGGCACCAGTCCAAAAGTCCGTATTCGGGGTGTTGGATCCATTTTGGGTGGTGCAGATCCATTATATGTTGTGGATGGTGTTATTACCACAGACATTCGAAATCTCAACTCAAATGATATCGTGACGATTGATGTACTCAAAGATGCATCCTCTACGGCCATTTATGGCGCAAGAGCTGCCAATGGGGTAATCCTGATCACCACAGCTTCCGACAGCAAGAAAAAATTCAAGGTAAATTATGACAATCAGTTGGGTATGCGTTTACTCATCAATAGTGTAAAAATGTCCCCACCGGGATATTATGCACAATATGCCAATGATGCCGCAGAATTTCCTGCAATAACGCAAGGTGATGTAACAGGAACTACAGATTGGTATGATCAAATTACCAGACCGGCATTCTTCCACAATCATAATCTATCCATGTCCGGCAAAATAAATAATTACACCTACTATTTTTCCAGTGGACTTTTGCAGGTTAATGGAATTCTTCTGGACAACAATTACAATCGCTACACTTTGCGCTATAACCATGAATATAAATTGAATAAAAATATCAAACTGGGAAATACCTTGTCTTATTCGCGATTTATTGCAAACAATAAACCCTATTCTGTTTTTACTCAGGCATACATTGCAGCACCAATTTTTAATGCTGTTAATCCGGATGGAACTTTTGGCAATACTTCTAACGTGATCAACAATGTAGGCAATCCTTATGCAACCATAAAAACAGTTAATGACAGAAGTTATGGCAACCGTTATCAGGGGACTTTGTTTGGCACCTATCATTTTCTAAAACACCTTGACTTTAAATCACAGGTTGGATTAGATATAGAAAATAACAATGGCTGGGAATATCTGGAGCAATATTATACCTATCAGGCAAATGGCATACAAGGTGGTCAGCAAAATGAAAAAGCTGATCTCAGATTTAACAGAGATACCATTTATCAATGGGTTTGGGACAACACTCTGAGCTTTACCAAAACTTTTGGATCTGAACATGAATTTAAATTTATGTTGGGTCATACAGCAGAACGCAGGGACGGCTGGATGAGCAAAGCAACCATAACCAATTACGATATTCCCAATGATGAATCTTACTGGAAATTAAATTTTACAGATACCAGCAGAGGACAGCAGAATTTACGTGACCCAATCGAAAATTACTTTAGAAGGGAGTCTTATTTTGCCCGATTAAATTACAAACTGCTCGAAAGATATTTGCTTAATGCTACCATCCGGCGAGATGCCAACAGTAATTTTCCGGCAAACAACAGATGGGCAAGTTTTCCCAGCATCGGTCTTGGCTGGATATTGAGTCAGGAAAATTTTATGCAGTCCGTAAACATTGTGGATGAACTTAAAATCAGAGTAAGTTTTGGCTTGGTCGGAAATGATGTAATTCGTCCCGGACAATTTGATCTTCGCCCCACAGAAAGACTGTTCACTTATTTCGGAACGGACAGAATAGATGGTGCGACTGTTACAGGTATCGTAGACCCCAATCTGAAGTGGGAAGTAGTTACAGAATATGATTTTGGTATTGAATTTTCTTTACTCAAACAAAGGTTTGTAGGTGAACTAGATTTTTACCACAAGAAAGCCCAGGATGCTTTATATACCATACCTTATGCTTCCTTGGGATTTGGCAATTCTCTATTGACCAATGCTGCGGATGTATTGAATTACGGTGTTGAATTAGGAATAAAATACAGACTACCGGCAAAGAATGAATTTACACAAGTAGTCTCTTCCACTTTTACCTACAATAAAAATGTCGTGGACAATGTTGGTCTTGGCAGGGCTTTGAATTTTGGTAGTCTCGGGAATGGATCAACCGCAACACAAACCCTGGAAGGTTACGAAATAGGATCCTTTTGGGTCTACCGCACGGATGGTATATTTCAGAATGAAGAAGAAATAAAAGCTTACCCACACATCATCAACACCAAACCCGGTGATCTCAGATTAAAGGATCTAAACAACGATGGTATTATCGACAACCTCGACAGAGAACATATAGGTTCATATCAACCAAAATTTATGATCGGAATGAACTACGCAGTCACCTGGAAAAATTGGGATGCCTCCATAGATTTGTTCAGCCTGCTTGGCAATAAAGTGTATAATGCCAAAAAAGGAATTCGCTTCGGCAGTAATTACAATGTCGAACTGGATGTCGCCAAAAATCGTTGGGTACCCGGATCCAATGAAAATAAGAATCCAAGAGCAAGCAACACTACACCTTTTCCTTCTGACTACTTTGTTGAATCAGGTTCTTTTTTCAGAATCAATAATGTGACCATTGGCTATAAACTGGATGCAAACAAATTCTGGAGATCCATTGAAACCCTGAGATTTTTTATCGGCGCACAAAACCCATTGTTACTGACTAAATACACAGGTTTCACGCCAGAACTTCCGGGAAACCAAAATGAGGCAGGCATTGAATTAAACATATACCCTGTTTCAGCTGTATTCTTATTTGGCTTAAACGTTACATTCAAATAG
- a CDS encoding lmo0937 family membrane protein, which produces MSNLLYLVAVILVIGWALGFFVFHTGGIIHVLLIIALIAIILRLIRGGSL; this is translated from the coding sequence ATGAGCAATTTACTTTATTTAGTGGCCGTGATTCTTGTGATTGGCTGGGCCTTGGGATTTTTTGTTTTTCATACCGGAGGAATCATTCACGTTTTATTGATTATTGCACTGATTGCAATAATTCTCCGATTGATAAGAGGCGGGAGTCTATAG
- a CDS encoding cation-translocating P-type ATPase: MNHQGLSTSTAKANLTQFGFNELPSAKPKSLWHIALEVMKEPMFALLIGCGVLYMLLGDYREGIVLLSSILIIIFITFYQYQKTEKALDALKSLASPRAIVIRDGQRIRIPGREVVPGDILILNEGDRISADAQLLEENNLHADESLLTGESVPVRKSVQVEKQKSEGQVFSGSLVVRGSAVAEVLTTGPQTAFGKIGTALSDITQEQTRLQKEMKILIRNLFIIGGILSIAVVTAYYFTKGDLIYALLTGLASAMAILPEEFPVVLTIFLALGAWRLSQKKVLTRNASAIESLGSATVLCSDKTGTITQNKMEVTAIYDGNRILHKNIFHDNHLQLRELLYSGYKASVPDSIDPTESAIIKIYKEVIRDHTHELQLIREYAFSKNLMATTRVLKDVADKISISLKGAPETVLDLCKLSGQEKRKHLNALHQLAEQGYRVLAVAHAINVPNDLPETQFGFHYQFLGFLGLEDPVRPEVRHAIKESLNAGVRVIMITGDYSVTAKSIGKQIGLPKDGKIMTGEELAKLSDAELKEKIEGVSIFARVIPEQKLRIVRALQQNNEIVAMTGDGVNDAPALKAANIGIAMGNKGTDVAREASSLVLLDDNFASIVAAIRSGRRIFDNLQKAMSYIIAIHIPIIGLSLIPAFIPSIPTILMPLHIVFMELIIDPVCSVAFESETEEKNIMRRPPRETNKNFFGTRKMMFSILQGLILLSMVLTIYFISIAEGHSQGEVRAITFSALIIGNIFLILNNLSKTRSFLSVFIYTNKAALFILFLAISLLMLTITVPSFRELFGFEHPGYAHFKTSLIAALIMLGILEVIKYLRIFSRNKIA, encoded by the coding sequence ATGAATCATCAAGGGTTAAGTACATCTACCGCCAAAGCAAATCTTACACAATTCGGATTTAATGAATTGCCTTCTGCAAAGCCAAAGAGTTTGTGGCATATAGCGCTTGAGGTGATGAAGGAGCCGATGTTTGCTTTATTAATCGGTTGTGGTGTATTGTACATGCTTTTGGGTGATTACCGAGAAGGGATCGTACTGCTTTCCTCCATTTTGATCATCATATTTATAACCTTCTACCAATACCAAAAGACAGAGAAGGCTTTGGATGCATTAAAAAGCTTAGCATCTCCGCGGGCAATTGTCATTCGAGACGGTCAAAGAATCCGGATCCCGGGAAGAGAGGTCGTCCCGGGGGACATTTTAATACTGAATGAAGGGGACAGGATCTCTGCGGATGCACAGCTTTTGGAAGAAAACAATCTTCATGCAGATGAATCTCTTCTTACTGGTGAATCTGTACCTGTTCGTAAATCTGTACAGGTAGAAAAACAAAAGAGCGAGGGGCAAGTATTTAGTGGCAGTTTAGTAGTGCGAGGCTCTGCAGTTGCAGAAGTTTTAACCACCGGACCTCAAACTGCATTTGGTAAAATCGGCACTGCTCTTTCCGATATCACCCAGGAACAGACACGGCTTCAGAAAGAAATGAAAATTCTGATTCGCAATCTGTTTATCATTGGGGGAATCTTAAGTATAGCCGTAGTCACGGCATATTATTTTACCAAAGGAGATTTAATCTATGCATTGCTTACGGGACTTGCTTCTGCCATGGCTATACTACCCGAAGAATTCCCGGTAGTGCTGACTATATTTTTAGCTCTGGGTGCCTGGAGACTCTCTCAAAAAAAAGTATTGACCAGAAATGCATCCGCCATTGAGTCTCTGGGTTCCGCAACAGTGTTATGTAGCGATAAAACCGGGACAATCACACAGAATAAAATGGAGGTGACTGCCATTTATGATGGCAACAGGATCCTGCATAAAAATATTTTTCACGACAATCATCTTCAATTAAGAGAATTACTTTATTCAGGGTATAAAGCCTCTGTTCCTGATTCCATTGACCCCACTGAATCTGCGATCATCAAGATTTATAAAGAAGTCATTCGGGATCATACACACGAACTCCAATTAATCAGGGAGTATGCCTTTAGTAAAAACCTAATGGCAACAACCAGGGTGCTGAAGGATGTTGCAGATAAGATCAGCATTTCTTTAAAGGGGGCGCCAGAGACCGTTCTTGACTTATGCAAACTATCCGGTCAGGAGAAAAGAAAACATTTAAACGCCTTACACCAGCTTGCCGAACAAGGTTATCGCGTTCTTGCTGTGGCGCATGCAATAAATGTCCCCAATGATTTACCGGAGACGCAGTTTGGATTTCATTATCAGTTTCTTGGATTTCTTGGTTTGGAAGATCCGGTAAGACCGGAGGTTCGCCATGCAATTAAAGAAAGTCTCAATGCAGGTGTAAGGGTGATCATGATCACAGGCGACTATTCGGTTACTGCAAAAAGCATTGGCAAACAAATTGGCTTACCAAAAGATGGTAAAATAATGACCGGGGAAGAACTTGCAAAATTATCTGATGCAGAGTTAAAAGAAAAAATTGAAGGGGTGAGCATATTTGCAAGAGTGATACCGGAACAAAAATTGCGCATCGTTAGAGCACTTCAGCAAAACAATGAAATTGTCGCCATGACCGGGGATGGCGTGAATGATGCGCCCGCTTTGAAAGCTGCGAATATTGGTATCGCAATGGGTAACAAGGGTACGGATGTAGCCAGGGAAGCCTCCTCTCTTGTATTGCTGGATGACAACTTTGCATCAATTGTCGCTGCCATTCGTTCCGGCAGAAGAATATTTGACAATTTACAAAAAGCAATGTCTTATATCATTGCCATACACATTCCCATCATAGGTTTAAGTCTTATACCTGCATTCATTCCCTCCATTCCTACCATTCTGATGCCTTTACATATTGTATTTATGGAATTGATTATTGATCCGGTTTGTTCCGTTGCATTTGAATCCGAAACAGAAGAAAAAAACATCATGAGAAGACCACCCAGAGAAACCAATAAAAATTTCTTTGGAACCAGAAAAATGATGTTTAGCATCCTGCAGGGACTGATTTTACTGTCGATGGTACTCACCATTTATTTTATTTCCATAGCAGAGGGACATTCCCAGGGTGAAGTGAGGGCAATTACCTTCTCTGCTCTGATAATTGGTAATATTTTTCTCATTCTGAACAATCTGTCAAAAACCAGAAGCTTCCTTTCTGTTTTTATCTATACCAACAAAGCTGCACTCTTTATTCTTTTTCTTGCAATTTCCTTGTTGATGCTCACCATAACTGTTCCTTCCTTTAGGGAACTTTTTGGTTTTGAACATCCGGGTTACGCACATTTTAAAACTTCCTTAATTGCTGCACTGATCATGCTTGGAATTTTGGAAGTGATTAAATATCTCAGAATATTTTCCAGAAATAAAATAGCCTAA
- a CDS encoding DUF3276 family protein produces MEKDRQQDIVYSNKMRAGKRRTYFFDIRKTKGEDFYVSITESTKKFNGDGFERHKIFIYKEDFNRFVQSLQDTVNEIKTKYLPDFDYDSFAKRDEEYNEGNTEKKEDDMTW; encoded by the coding sequence GTGGAAAAAGATCGACAACAAGACATTGTCTACTCAAACAAAATGCGTGCTGGAAAGAGGAGGACTTATTTTTTTGACATCCGCAAAACAAAAGGAGAAGACTTTTACGTATCCATCACCGAAAGCACCAAAAAGTTTAATGGAGATGGATTTGAGCGTCATAAAATATTTATTTACAAGGAAGATTTTAACAGATTTGTCCAATCCCTGCAGGACACTGTAAACGAAATTAAAACCAAGTACCTTCCTGATTTTGATTATGATTCCTTTGCCAAAAGAGATGAGGAGTACAACGAAGGAAACACGGAGAAGAAAGAAGATGATATGACTTGGTAA